CCCGCGATGGTCGTGTGGACCAGCGACGACCCGTCCGGCCCGGCCGCCGCCGGGATGGCGATGGCCGAGAAGATGCCGGACGCCCGGTTCGAGGTGATCAAGGACGCGGGCCACTGGCCGCAGTGGGAGCAGCACGAGGTCTTCAACGCGCTCGCGCTGGACTTCCTGACCGGGAAGCGCGACTGAGGAGCTCAGCCCACCGGGCGGAACTGCGGTACCTGCCCGCCCCCGCCCCGCGCCTCGAAGGTGAGCTCCACCCGCTGCCCGACCGCGACCGCGCCAGGGTCAGGCACGTCCACGAGGTTGGTCATCAGCTGGGGCCCGCCGTCGAGGGCGACGATCGCCACCACGTAGGGCTGGTCGTCGCGGTAGGCCTCGTAGGCGGCCTGGTGCACGACCGAGAACGTGACGACCTCACCGGTGGTGGCCGGGGGGCGCCAGCCCATCTCGGAGCCGCCGCAGCGCGGGCAGCGCGGCCGTGGCGGGAACACCCAGTCCGCGCACGGCTCGCACCACGGTGCGGACAGCTCACCGCGGGCCGCCGCGGCCCAGTAGAGCGCCGACAGTGCGGTGGGTTCGGGGGCGGGCTTCGCGGGGGCCATCAGGACTCCGCCCGGTCGCCGAGGATCAGCGTGGCGTGCTCGGAGAGCATCCCGCCGTGGGTGTGCACGAGCGCCGTGGACGTCCTCGGGGCCTGGCGGTCCCCGGCACGCCCCATCACCTGCAGCGCGCCCTCGACGACCATGCTCATCCCGGACGCGTCCCCGGTGTGCCCGAACGACATCAACCCTCCGTACGTGTTGACCGGCAGCGACCCTCCGGGCGCGGTGGCGCCGCTGCGGTAGAGCTCGGGAGCCTTGCCCCGCCCGGCGAGACCGCATTCCTCCAGGTACATCAGCGGGTTCGAGGAGAAGGAGTCGTAGAGCTGGGCGACGTCGATCTCCGAGGGGGCCAGTCCGGACATCGCGAAGGCCTGCCGGGCCGCGTCCGTCGCGCCGCCGGTGTCGAAGGTCGACCGCATGCTGACCGCACCCTCCATGTGCACCTCCCCGTAGCCCAGCAGGTAGGCGGGGCGCTCGTTGACCGCGCGTGCCCGCTCCCCGCTGGTGACCAACAGTGCGGCACCTCCCTCCAGCGGCACCGAGCAGTCGTAGAGGTGGAACGGGCTCGCGATCATCCGCGAGCCCAGCACGTCGGCGACGGTCAGCGGGCCCTTGTCGCGCATGAACGCGTCCGGGTGCAGCAGCGCCCACTGCCGCTGGGCCACCGCCACCGCGGCCAGGTCCTCCCCGGTGGCGCCGGTCTCGGCCATCCAGCGCTGCGCGAACAGCGCGTAGAGCACCGGGATGTAGGTGCCGTAGGGGTACTCGAACTCCGGATGGCTGACGAACTTGGCGATCTTCTCACCGCTGGCCGCGCCCACCTTGGGGAACTTGCCGGCGGAGATGCACAGCACGGCGTCCGCGCGCCCGGCCGCGATGGCCTCGGCGGCGCGGGCGACCATCAGCGCGTAGCCCGCGCCACCGGCGTACATCGTCTGGGAGAACCGGGGCCGGATGCCCAGCTCGTCGGCGACCTTCTCGTGCACCGCGACGTCCGCGCCGCCCTCGGTGAGCACCCCGGTCGGTGCGGCCAGCACGCCGTCGATGTCACCGGGGCGGACGTCCCACTGGTCGAGGAACGCGGAGATCACCGCGGAGTGCAGGGCGAGCTCGTCGAGCTCGGGATAGCGGCCGGGCCGGATCTCGGTGACGGCCGCCAGGGCCGGGTCGTTGCGCACGTGCTCCCTCTCGGGTCGGGGTGGCTGATCGTCGGGGCTGGTCTTCAGAGCAGGAACGCCATCGACGGGACGGCTCCGGTGCGGTCCACGAGCAGCACCTTCTTGCGGGTCATCCGCAGCCCGCCGTCACCGGCCGGGTCCACCAGGTCGAACTCGAGCCGCCCGGCCCAGACGTGCGTGCGGTCCATCCGGAACTCGTGCAGCGCGAACGCGGCGTGCACGGTGACGGCTCCCGGCCCGGCGTGCTCGCGCTCGACACCGGAGACGATGCGCACCGTCCGGGAGAACGGCACCTGCGAGTAGCGCTCACCGGTCAGCAGCTGCCGCACCCGGGTGTTCATCCGGCGGCCGTTGTCGTAGACGTAGGAGATGACGCCGGTCCCGTCGTGGTCGTCCCCGGCGGGGACCCAGTACAGGACGTCGCGGTCGTCCGCCCACAGCCCGAGCCAGTCGTCGTAGCGGCGCTCGTCGAGCAGCCGGGCCTCCCGGTAGACGAACGCCTGCGCCGCGTCCGGTGAGACGTCGAGCACCGAGCCGGTCATCGCGTTCCCACCGCGGCGGTGCGGTGCCAGGGAAGGCGTTCGGGATGCTCCGCCAGGTCGGCGATGATGGTCGGCTTGAGCACCTTGCCGGTGACTCCGCGGGGCAGCGCGTCGACGACCGCGACGTGCTTGGGCACCTGGAACGCGCCGAGCCGCTCCCGGCAGAAGGTCAGCAGCCCGGCCGGGTCCGGGGTGGCGCCCCGTCGGGCCTCGACGATCGCGACCACGGCCTCGCCCCACTCCTCGTGCGCGGCGCCGACCACCGCGACGTCGGCCACGTCGGGGTGCTGGGCCAGCACGTTCTCCACCACGCTCGGGTACACGTTCATCCCACCTGTAATGATCATGAAGTTCTTGCGGTCGGTGAGGTAGAGGTAACCCTCGTCGTCCATCCGGCCGATGTCGTGGGTGCGGATCCACTCACCGTCCAGTAGCCCGGCGGTGAGCTCGGGAAGCCGGTGGTAGCCCAGGCAGTTCATCGGGGACCGCAGCCGGACCTCACCGCTCTCACCGCGGGCCACCTCGCGGCCGTCGTCGTCGGTCACCGCGACGTCGACCCAGGGTCCGGGCCGGCCGCAGGACGTCAGCAGGCCCGGCTCGCCCCCGAGCCCGCGCAGGTGGTCGGCGTGGGTGAGCACGGTGACCCAGCCGCCCGAGCACTCGGTGATGCCGTAGATCTGCACCAGCGCCGTGGCGGGCAGCGCGGCGTGCACCCGGTGCAGCAGCGCCGGGGGAGCGGGCGAGGAGCCGTAGACCAGGGTCCGGAAGCTCGACAGGTCGTGGCTCCCACCGTCACCGTGGTCGAGCTCGTCGAGCACGCGGCGGATCATCACCGGGGCCAGCACCGTGCCGGTGACCCGGTGCCGCCCCACGGTGTGCAGGAAGTGCGCGGCGTCGAAGCCGCCCGGCCCGCCGGGCAGCACCACCGTCATCCCGTTCACCAGCCCGAGCAACGCGAGCAGGCTGGCGATCCAGGCCAGCGAGGTGGCCTGGAACCACACGTCGTCCGGACCCAGGCCGGTCATCAGGACGGTGTGCACCAGCACCGCGGCGACCGCGGCCTGGCTCACCAGCACACCCTTCGGCATGCCGGTGGTGCCGGAGGTGTAGCTGATCAGCGCCAGGTCGCCGGGGCGCGGCGCGGGCAGGTCCAGCGCCGGGCCGGCGGACAGCTCGCCGAAGGAGGCGTCGAAGTCCGCGAGGCGCGGCGCGGCCGGGTCCCCAGGGGTCAGGGAGACCAGCAGCCGGCCCTCCGCGCGCAACGCGCGCTCCTCGCCGCCGAGCAGGTCCGCCAGCGCGGCCTCGACCACCACCATCCGGGCGTCGCAGTCGCGCACGACGTGCAGCACCTCCCGGGCGGCGAAACGGGCGTTGATCCCGACCCGGACCGCGCCCAGGCGCAGGCAGGCCAGGTAGTGCACGAACACCTCGAGCCGGTCACGCGCCAGCATCCCGACCGCGTCGCCCGGCGCGACGCCCAGCGCAGCCATCCCCGACGCGAGCGCGCCGACCTGCGCGTCGAGCTCGGCCCAGGTCAGCGAGCGGCCGTCCTCGCGCACGGCGGTCTTGTGCGGGGCCCGGCGGGCCCACCCGGCCAGCAGTTCCCCGGCCAGCACCGGCCCGGCGGCCCCCGCCGGGCCCGTCGCGCCGGTCACCGGCGGCCCGGTCCGTCGGCGGCACGTTCGGTGCGGGCGATGATCCGGTCCGGGTCGCTGAACCGGGCCAGCTCCGCCGGATCGGTCCACACCAGCGCCTCGAGCTGCATCGGGTCGAGGTACACCGCCGCGCCACCGCGCAGCAGGTCGCGGATCCGCAGCCGGGCGCCGTGGCCGGTCTCGTCGAGCTCCACCTCGACGGCGGCGAACTCGTTGGACAGCATCACCGGCCCGACCCCCCGCCGGTCATCAGGCGCAGGTAGTTGCGCCAGAACGCGCGGTGGCTGGTGTCGTCGGTGGCGTTGGAGACCTCGACGCCGTCGGGCAGGGTCTGCTCCCGGTGCAGCCCGCGGCTGCGCAGCAGCCACTCCGGTTGCCGCGCGGCCATCCCGCGGAAGTTGCGCTCGTACATCGCGCTGTCGTCGGCG
This sequence is a window from Pseudonocardia petroleophila. Protein-coding genes within it:
- a CDS encoding Zn-ribbon domain-containing OB-fold protein yields the protein MAPAKPAPEPTALSALYWAAAARGELSAPWCEPCADWVFPPRPRCPRCGGSEMGWRPPATTGEVVTFSVVHQAAYEAYRDDQPYVVAIVALDGGPQLMTNLVDVPDPGAVAVGQRVELTFEARGGGGQVPQFRPVG
- a CDS encoding thiolase family protein, which codes for MRNDPALAAVTEIRPGRYPELDELALHSAVISAFLDQWDVRPGDIDGVLAAPTGVLTEGGADVAVHEKVADELGIRPRFSQTMYAGGAGYALMVARAAEAIAAGRADAVLCISAGKFPKVGAASGEKIAKFVSHPEFEYPYGTYIPVLYALFAQRWMAETGATGEDLAAVAVAQRQWALLHPDAFMRDKGPLTVADVLGSRMIASPFHLYDCSVPLEGGAALLVTSGERARAVNERPAYLLGYGEVHMEGAVSMRSTFDTGGATDAARQAFAMSGLAPSEIDVAQLYDSFSSNPLMYLEECGLAGRGKAPELYRSGATAPGGSLPVNTYGGLMSFGHTGDASGMSMVVEGALQVMGRAGDRQAPRTSTALVHTHGGMLSEHATLILGDRAES
- a CDS encoding aromatic-ring-hydroxylating dioxygenase subunit beta, translated to MTGSVLDVSPDAAQAFVYREARLLDERRYDDWLGLWADDRDVLYWVPAGDDHDGTGVISYVYDNGRRMNTRVRQLLTGERYSQVPFSRTVRIVSGVEREHAGPGAVTVHAAFALHEFRMDRTHVWAGRLEFDLVDPAGDGGLRMTRKKVLLVDRTGAVPSMAFLL
- a CDS encoding class I adenylate-forming enzyme family protein, producing MTGATGPAGAAGPVLAGELLAGWARRAPHKTAVREDGRSLTWAELDAQVGALASGMAALGVAPGDAVGMLARDRLEVFVHYLACLRLGAVRVGINARFAAREVLHVVRDCDARMVVVEAALADLLGGEERALRAEGRLLVSLTPGDPAAPRLADFDASFGELSAGPALDLPAPRPGDLALISYTSGTTGMPKGVLVSQAAVAAVLVHTVLMTGLGPDDVWFQATSLAWIASLLALLGLVNGMTVVLPGGPGGFDAAHFLHTVGRHRVTGTVLAPVMIRRVLDELDHGDGGSHDLSSFRTLVYGSSPAPPALLHRVHAALPATALVQIYGITECSGGWVTVLTHADHLRGLGGEPGLLTSCGRPGPWVDVAVTDDDGREVARGESGEVRLRSPMNCLGYHRLPELTAGLLDGEWIRTHDIGRMDDEGYLYLTDRKNFMIITGGMNVYPSVVENVLAQHPDVADVAVVGAAHEEWGEAVVAIVEARRGATPDPAGLLTFCRERLGAFQVPKHVAVVDALPRGVTGKVLKPTIIADLAEHPERLPWHRTAAVGTR